In Acropora muricata isolate sample 2 unplaced genomic scaffold, ASM3666990v1 scaffold_749, whole genome shotgun sequence, one genomic interval encodes:
- the LOC136907533 gene encoding uncharacterized protein encodes MADLPQDRITPDKPPFTYVGVDCFGPFLIRRGRSEGKRYGVLYTCLVVRAVHIEVSQSLDTDSFLNSFRRFVARRGAPEQMRSDNGGNFVSGESELRHAINNWNQEKIVDFLLQRNVQWIFNPPAGSHYGGAWERCIRTVRKVLNALVREQVLDDEGLATLMCEVESIVNSRPLTKVSDDARDLEPLTPNHLLLLRPGLSLPPGTFTREDLYSRRRWRQVQYLSDVFWRRWMKEYLPGLQERQRWSRPMRNFQVGDVVLLADEKTPRGLWPLARILDVKRNKKDGLVRSVTLKTKSSVLQRPIDKTVLLEAAAEVPEETKRPVKACID; translated from the coding sequence TCCTTTCACCTATGTGGGCGTTGATTGCTTCGGTCCATTCTTGATCCGTCGAGGAAGAAGCGAAGGCAAACGTTATGGCGTGCTTTACACATGTTTGGTGGTACGAGCGGTCCACATTGAGGTCTCCCAAAGTTTGGATACCGACTCCTTCTTGAACAGTTTCAGGCGTTTTGTCGCAAGAAGAGGTGCTCCGGAGCAAATGAGATCTGACAACGGTGGCAATTTTGTGTCAGGAGAATCTGAGCTTAGGCACGCCATCAACAACTGGAATCAAGAGAAGATCGTAGACTTTCTCCTTCAAAGAAACGTACAGTGGATATTCAATCCCCCGGCTGGCTCGCATTACGGTGGCGCATGGGAGCGCTGTATACGAACAGTCCGGAAGGTGTTGAACGCATTGGTTAGAGAGCAGGTACTCGATGACGAAGGGCTGGCAACCCTGATGTGCGAAGTGGAGTCCATTGTCAACAGTAGACCTTTGACGAAGGTTTCTGACGACGCCCGAGACCTGGAACCTCTTACGCCCAATCACCTTCTTCTGCTGCGGCCCGGTCTGTCGCTACCTCCTGGAACATTTACGAGGGAGGACCTCTACTCACGACGTAGGTGGCGCCAGGTCCAATATTTATCGGATGTGTTTTGGCGTAGATGGATGAAAGAATATCTCCCAGGATTGCAAGAGAGACAAAGGTGGTCCAGGCCAATGCGAAATTTCCAGGTTGGAGATGTTGTGCTTCTTGCTGATGAGAAGACACCGAGGGGCTTATGGCCGCTTGCTCGCATTTTGGATGTCAAGAGAAACAAGAAAGACGGCTTAGTCAGAAGCGTCACGCTGAAGACTAAGTCCAGCGTACTGCAACGTCCTATAGATAAAACAGTTTTACTGGAGGCAGCAGCTGAAGTTCCCGAGGAGACGAAGCGTCCTGTGAAAGCTTGTATTGACTGA